In the genome of Primulina eburnea isolate SZY01 chromosome 13, ASM2296580v1, whole genome shotgun sequence, the window AAATATTTTCAAGACATTATTTatgctgtatatatatatatatataatatatatatatacactaaaaaaataataataaaaggaaCCCATTTTTAATAGGTAAGAATTTTAACATTGAATATAGAGTATATGTGTGTAAACAGAGCGGGAATATTTTTGTCTGATGCCCATGTGACGgagaatatataattatatattttagaaGTAAGCACAATCTAATGCATGTGATCACTTGATTATAATTAATATGATGGTGAATTAATTATTTCTCATATTTTGATTTGGTCTTTTAGATTTCAGTTTCATGTCGGACTTCGTAACTGTCTCATTCATTTATTGGCGGGCTTTTTTTGTCGTGAAAAAAATGATAATGATATAATTTAGGAACCAGTTGAAATAAATAATGGGAGAAAGTGTATCGTATGATTTCTTAGATTGTGTTTGGACGAAAGGATTTAGATTTGTAAGAGATTTCGTCAATGATATTGTTTGACGTGGTTTGCTAGCTTCTTGTACACGGGCTATATATCATTGTTAGTAGGGAGAGGAAAAATTGTGGCTATTGGGAGAATTTTGTGCCACCAGAGGCATTTACTTATTCATGTTTGAAAAAGACCTAATTAGATGTGATCAATAagtctttaaataaatagaaaatATGGTTTAGGGAACTGTTACTATTGATTTTATATTGTTAACGTGTGTTTGTGACAAATTGTGACGATTATTAAACAAATTTATTGAAATTTCACTTAATTTCCATGTGAACGAATACTGAATTaatcaacaaatatatatacacacacacacacatcatTTACCGCGGCGGTGGTCAACTCTCCACACAAGAATATATTGTATATACGTAAGGCTTTAATCACCCTTGTTCTCAAAATTTAACGTTTGTCCAgtctacttttttttttttctttctctaGTATCAGTgtgatatatatacataacatatATGAAACTGGTGTGTTAATTTTACATGATTAATGAGATTTAAAATGGGAGGAGGACCCTGTGCTTCGTGTAAATTGTTGCGTCGCCGGTGCTCGAAGGACTGCATCTTTGCTCCTTACTTCCCTCCCGATGATCCTCACAAGTTTGCTATGGTTCACAAGGTCTTTGGTGCCAGCAATGTCAGCAAGATGTTGCAGGTACacgtttctttcttttcttctctttatttaaatatatatgagTTTTGTTTTGGATTTGGAAATTATTGTAGGAGGTTCCAGTTCACCAGCGAGCAGATGCAGTGAGCAGTTTAGTATACGAGGCGAATGCGAGGATAAGGGATCCGGTATACGGATGCGTGGGAGCCATATCATACTTGCAAAATGAAGTATCGAGGCTGCAGACGCAGTTAGCTGTGGCTGAAGCTGAGATTCTCATGTGCATTGATCAGATGCAACATCAAGTACAACCCGGGACAGAGCCGCCGCCGCAGCCGCCTCAATCAGATCATGACAAATCTCTTCTCTTAGCTTCTTCCCACGACGTTAGCCTTTGTGACTTTCAAAACTGCCATAGCTTTGCTGCAACTTCAGTTAGTTACCATGTCATGCAAGACCCATTCAAGAGAGAGTCCATTTGGTATTGATCGCGGGCGCCGCCAAATTCGTCATCTACGATGAATTAAACTGCAAATTTTGCTGCTAAAATATGCACTTGGTCCCCAATATCCCCTTACtaaaaaatactttaaattaatattcatgTCCGTTCTATGATCTGTCTTTATATGCAGTTTCTTAACGATTTTTATCCCTTCTTACCAAAATCTCATTTAGGTTGGGTCTGGATttaatgattcatatatgagAGAGAGACACTTGATGAATGGATTTCAAACAGCTTCATTTTCGGAGAATCTGAAATCCACTGCATATATACGGAACTGTTCTAAAATAGAAAGGAAGGAATTTCAATTCCGCTAGGACTCAACATGCATGTGACTAgatattaattaaatcaatccaatacatACTGGACAGGGATTTGAAAAGTAATCTTTGACACATGTTAGTTTTGTGGTCCACGTGCCAATtagatatttaattaatatttttttaatatgtgattatggtttaaataaataatatttatttgataagTTTGGTCAATTGGAAAAGATGGTTTTTCTGCCATcaacatgaaatgatataacgTGTAGTTATCCAAGAAACGTGATCAGAAATTGTTGGATTAAAGGTGGGCTTTTAGACTTATGAACTTTCTATGTGAGTGAATGGAAATTTGGAAACAGTATCTTCGAACCAAGCCAATTATTTACTCGTGTTTTCTCTAACCAAGAATTAAGATAAACGAGCTTTGTTTTAAAATTGTTATCCCAATTATTAGTTGATGGTTTTTGAAAGTTTCGTTCGATCATGCTTCTTGTGTTGTGATGAAAAACTACTCTACGTTTTGAGCACTGTTAAGATTCAACTAGATATGAGTGAGAACCCAAAATACGACAAGTTTATAACTTTTATATGATGTGATTGTAACCACTGTTATGGTCTCGTCAAACCATGTAAAGTAATTGAATTTCAGTGCTTAATATGTTTACGCAATGATATGTGTAGAATGAAAATTTGCGCCATGAAAATTTATGTGTTATGATATACTGATTTCGAAAATGTTGAATATTGTTATGTGTATGTTCGAAAGACCCTCACTTACTGGGTGACAATCATATCATTCACTCTTTACTCTCTCATCCCAGATAAATCATAAGAACAAATAGAAGATTAACAATACCAATTTTGGAGCTGGTGATTGACGAATCAAGATTATTTTAATTGTGTTTCTTTTTAAGTTTTATTTTAATTCAAGTTGTAAGATGCTTCCACAAGATTATTTATGTCTCAAGAATTTTTACGTTGTAAAGACAACGtatattatgatttataaacTTATTGGATAGACTTAGATATACATGACGTGTTGTTTTAATTGTGTTATTTTTAAACAACGTCAGCATCGACTACTCCTGAGCTCAGAGAGTGACAAGAACATTTTATGGCTCTAGAGTAGGGAAGCTTCATTCTTAAacagaaaatatatatatatatatatatatatatatatatatatattccatgGCTACTCaatgttagtattttaattgtTCTATTAATGAATATGAACGTGATTGTCATGAAGTTCTAAGATCCATGTCAAATTATATGTATTTCGATTAATTTTCCTTGTGATTTTATATGATTACACGTTTAGCactcttttatttaatattagcaGAAATAAATGGTCTACATACCTGATGAGGATATAGTCTCACGGATCCAAAGGCGGATAACAGATGAGCAAAACCAAATTCTGATTCGGCCTTGTGAAGAGAAGGAAGTACAGGAAGCAACCAAATCCATGCGCCCAGACAAATCCCCTGGACCAGACGGTAAGGACTCGGGATTCTACCAGAAATTTTGGGATATCACTGGCGGGAACTTCACAGAGGCATGCCTAGACTAATTGGATACCAGAAGGTTTAAATGACACTTTCACTGTCTTAATTCCTAATAAGAAACAACCCGAGAAATCTCCGATCTTCGACCAATCGGCTTACAACATAATCTACAAGAATTAATGTATCGAAAGTTGTGGCAAACAGATTAGAAAGAGTGATGACTTCTATTATTTCAGAATCACAAAGCGCGTTCATCCCTGGCCCCTGGCCGACTCATAACTCACAAGGTCATGATCGCTTTTGAAATAGAACACTTTTTAAAGAGGAAAAGGTAAAGCAAAGTTGGTATGGCAGCGTTCGAACTCGACATGTCCGACGCATAAGATCGAGTAAAATAACCTTTCTTGGAACATATGCTAAGACAACTTGGGTTTCACAGGAAATGAATCGATCCTGTTATGCTTTGCATCTTTACGGTCAGGTACTCAATGGTTCGTAATGACAATGAGATCGGTCCAATCACCCGGTCTTCGATAGGGAGACCCACTATCACCATATATTTTTCCTGTCTGTGCCGAGGGCCTAGCATCGAAGATAAGCTAAGAAGGAAACAGAGGCACTCTCATGGTGTCAAAGTAGCAAGAACTTCCCCTGACATCAACGGGCCGCGGAGATTCATGACATCGGCCATGCACGGAAGAATTACCGGAAATCATCACCCGCGGAAGCACTGGGTATTAGAGAAGCTCTTAGTTGGCTAACATTCATCATTCTAAGAGGTTGAACTAGTCCTTCTACTGCTCATATTTCTGATATATAGTCGCTCTTGacttaatttaatattatattcatCCTTTAAAAAAATGGTCTACATACCTTGtacataaattttataatttgatTAATGGGACCATAAATCTTTTGAATAACTGCATAAAGCCATAATTATATATACTAGCAAATTTATAGATTGGGCTGTAAGTTGGGCCAGATAATTTCGACGAATTGGATAAAAAAACTGCATGTCATCCGAGTACAAAATGATCACACGACCGGCCTATTTTACACTTGGCCTCAAAactaaataataacaataacttaattaaaattttaaattgtttcTTTTCACAAAATAGATTGAGAACTTGAATTTTTGTtcaaagtaaaaatttacggtaaaaattaaaaatctcaaattctcaaaatatattaaactacatattttataaaattttgtctACTCAATTATGTTTTTATTTACAAATTGAGAgacctatttatagaatttatttggaaataattcaaaaataaatatatcattacatacatcatcacacactaattttcaatatttacaactcttattttcaacactcaATCTCTTATTTGCAACACTTTCCTTttatgatgatgatcatgatataatgattgtcttcattacgtgtttttataacgtctcgttaaaaaccttagtAGGAAAAACCTATTGGATATAAATCagagtaagggaaaaagagtgcagtcacagAAACTCTCCCTCGTATTAACACGAatgattcttcacaaatttcgtagattgcgcatcccaattatatatatatattttctaaaTATTGTCGTATGAAGTGCTTTTGTAAaaagatctgatgagttttcacttgactGAATATGAGGAATATCAATATCTTTTTTCTTCTCAAGCTCTTTGGTGATTGCGAATAACTTAAagggaatatgtttagttctttCGCCTTTTATGTATCATTCTTTCATTTAAGTAACACATGcaacattatcttcatatagtgtcACATGCTTcttgtcgaatgataatccacatgagatttggatatgttcggTCATTGATTTTAGCCACACATATTCATGGCTTGCTTCATgcagtgcaataatctcggtgTGGTTTGATAAAGTTGTTACGATTGTTTGTTTATGTGAACATCAAGAAATTACAGCGCCTCTatgagtaaatacatatctTGTTTGAGAACGTGTCTTTTGTGGATCAGATAAATACCCAACATCAGCATAAGAAATTATGCTTTGATTGACATCTTTTGAATGCAAAAGTCTCAACTCTGTCGTTTCTCGTACATAACTAAATaaatgtttaattccgttccagtgtctctttggtTGATAGCTAAATCTTGTCAATAAATTTACAGCAAAAGATAATAttaatcatgtttaaataattatgtatatcacgtTACAATATTATAACGAGGTGTCAGATACTCCTTTTATATAATACTATGACatcatacaaatatatataattattatataacatgataaa includes:
- the LOC140809907 gene encoding LOB domain-containing protein 12-like; the protein is MRFKMGGGPCASCKLLRRRCSKDCIFAPYFPPDDPHKFAMVHKVFGASNVSKMLQEVPVHQRADAVSSLVYEANARIRDPVYGCVGAISYLQNEVSRLQTQLAVAEAEILMCIDQMQHQVQPGTEPPPQPPQSDHDKSLLLASSHDVSLCDFQNCHSFAATSVSYHVMQDPFKRESIWY